A section of the Kluyveromyces lactis strain NRRL Y-1140 chromosome F complete sequence genome encodes:
- the MTC2 gene encoding Mtc2p (some similarities with uniprot|P34246 Saccharomyces cerevisiae YKL098W Hypothetical ORF), whose product MSLVSISEGVRAGLVLKRHVVCFTGTSNDQGLKSISDLLSHMDNPAVPSPQSCSIDSLPDTETQNGISCYLVPYSGTAEIDYELQNRFALWLHKSTVPVILVLQDNPLMIPYLRHQFWFACGEDMGQWQDSVVAESIVDSVYMHHSIRRYILDLIVHLRMHRLSKPSQGGGAHSRSLSDMTLLCKWIALTSGSSFITPDMVQTACERYFPWHLQLIESSKEDPSVMYGSQEELVDELINRFDTFAIKMAQEYKNPLFKQLCIVQSVMKDIIPAT is encoded by the coding sequence ATGTCTCTTGTGTCCATTTCGGAGGGAGTTCGTGCAGGTTTGGTGCTGAAAAGACATGTGGTTTGTTTCACTGGAACTTCTAATGATCAAGGTTTAAAGTCCATATCCGATCTGCTATCTCACATGGATAACCCTGCCGTACCGTCCCCACAATCATGCAGTATTGATAGCTTACCGGATACTGAAACGCAGAATGGCATTTCATGTTATCTAGTACCGTATAGTGGTACTGCTGAAATCGATTATGAGTTGCAAAATAGGTTTGCTCTGTGGTTGCACAAATCCACTGTTCCTGTTATACTAGTGTTACAAGATAATCCACTTATGATCCCTTATCTAAGGCATCAATTCTGGTTCGCATGTGGTGAAGATATGGGTCAATGGCAGGATTCCGTGGTCGCAGAATCCATAGTGGACTCTGTATATATGCACCATTCGATAAGAAGGTACATATTAGACCTAATAGTTCACCTTAGGATGCATAGGCTTAGTAAACCTAGCCAGGGTGGAGGAGCACATTCTAGGTCACTCAGTGATATGACTTTGCTTTGTAAATGGATCGCTTTGACGTCTGGATCCTCGTTCATTACTCCCGATATGGTTCAAACTGCATGTGAACGATATTTTCCCTGGCATCTTCAGTTGATAGAATCCTCGAAAGAGGACCCTAGTGTCATGTACGGGTCTCAGGAAGAACTGGTTGACGAACTTATCAACAGGTTTGATACGTTTGCCATTAAGATGGCTCAAGAATACAAGAATCCTTTGTTCAAACAGCTTTGCATAGTTCAAAGCGTGATGAAGGATATCATTCCAGCGACTTGA
- the GGC1 gene encoding Ggc1p (highly similar to uniprot|P38988 Saccharomyces cerevisiae YDL198C GGC1 Mitochondrial GTP/GDP transporter essential for mitochondrial genome maintenance has a role in mitochondrial iron transport member of the mitochondrial carrier family (putative) mitochondrial carrier protein), translated as MTTNDKKQSGLARVLGSASAGILEIGVFHPVDTISKRLMSNHTKIASTSQLNSVIFRDFASEPLGRRLLSLFPGLGYAAAYKILQRVYKYGGQPFANEFLNKNFKGDFDQAFGEKTGKALRSATAGSLIGIGEIVLLPLDVLKIKRQTNPESFKGRGFLKIIKDEGFGLYRGWGWTAARNAPGSFALFGGNAFAKEYILGLKDYGQATWSQNFVSSIVGASASLIVSAPLDVIKTRIQNRNFDNPESGFKIIKNTLKNEGFTAFFKGLTPKLLTTGPKLVFSFALAQTLIPIFDNLVSKK; from the coding sequence atgacTACCAACGATAAGAAACAATCGGGTTTGGCCCGTGTCTTAGGTTCAGCTTCTGCTGGTATCTTGGAAATTGGTGTTTTCCATCCTGTGGACACTATTTCCAAGAGATTGATGTCAAACCATACCAAGATTGCCTCGACCTCTCAATTGAACAGTGTTATTTTCCGTGACTTTGCATCTGAACCATTGGGTAGACGTTTGTTGTCTTTGTTCCCTGGTTTGGGGTACGCTGCTGCCTATAAGATCTTGCAACGTGTTTACAAGTACGGTGGTCAACCATTTGCCAATGAgtttttgaacaagaactTCAAGGGTGATTTCGATCAAGCTTTTGGTGAAAAGACCGGTAAAGCCTTGAGATCTGCTACTGCCGGTTCTTTGATCGGTATCGGTGAAATTGTGCTATTGCCATTGGATGTCTTGAAGATCAAGAGACAAACTAACCCAGAGTCTTTCAAGGGTAGAGGTTTCCTAAAGATCATCAAGGATGAAGGGTTTGGTTTGTACCGTGGTTGGGGTTGGACCGCTGCCAGAAACGCTCCAGGTTCTTTCGCTTTATTCGGTGGTAACGCCTTCGCCAAGGAATATATCTTGGGTTTGAAGGATTACGGTCAAGCTACTTGGAGTCAGAACTTCGTCTCTTCGATTGTTGGTGCTTCTGCTTCATTAATTGTCAGTGCACCATTGGATGTTATCAAGACCAGAATTCAAAATAGAAACTTTGATAACCCAGAGAGTGGTTTCAAAATTATCAAGAACACTTTGAAGAACGAAGGTTTCACTGCATTCTTCAAGGGTTTGACTCCTAAGCTACTGACCACCGGTCCAAAGTTAGTGTTCTCCTTCGCTCTGGCTCAAACTTTGATTCCAATCTTTGATAACTTGGTCTCTAAGAAATAA
- the PCF11 gene encoding Pcf11p (similar to uniprot|P39081 Saccharomyces cerevisiae YDR228C PCF11 mRNA 3' end processing factor essential component of cleavage and polyadenylation factor IA (CF IA) involved in pre-mRNA 3' end processing and in transcription termination binds C-terminal domain of largest subunit of RNA pol II (Rpo21p)), with protein MSSEDGSNALEEFKTTLDGLTFNSRPIITTLTQLAEEHMSLAQEFVGLIENRLEKCVPSQKLFTFYVMDSICKNAGSPYTIYFSKNLHKLFRKTYLLVDNQTRTKMISMFKTWMVPLPAGDLMFDHSSLNSIENFLIKASALHQKSATPPAIQQHTAHNGPAGSNITVKSLLSDIDKLALITQSKLVSTPDDAKLQAKVAILKQLRQELQKERLAPEFLSQVHQQLKQIFAQEHQQQQQQQQQQQLPLQNNSQFLPPSSQGSVNNDMSRGSLQANGNNGSMFGGSLQFNAPFLNQLTNSNRLNKLSSLVNMLREKELLHEPGEASITTLAAKLEPEFDSSKTVQLPSYSLLQDILGDLEAQRQTQNLDILNASVLQLSQQFVLNDNHPITEKLVHFLYRAKPNKCSICGKRFGNTLEEKELEIQHLDWHFRVNKKIKGIQSNTTTSTKVIQSRNWYLDENQWADFKEEDIIATDIDTGAAEQQPTFANNREDSTDAIYTKLRNKYIVVPDYATDMKFQCPICTESTYGKYDEDLGEWIWSNCVQVGDKFFHATCYYEAAKSQQSNTSSSPSFQNLQLDLGIFNELLQ; from the coding sequence ATGAGTTCTGAAGATGGTTCTAATGCGTTAGAGGAGTTTAAGACCACTTTGGATGGTCTTACGTTTAACTCTCGGCCTATAATTACTACCTTGACGCAGTTAGCAGAGGAACATATGAGTTTAGCACAAGAGTTTGTGGGTTTGATTGAAAATAGACTGGAGAAATGTGTTCCTAGTCAGAAGCTTTTCACTTTCTATGTAATGGATTCTATCTGTAAGAACGCTGGTTCTCCGTATACGATCTATTTCTCTAAGAATTTGCATAAATTGTTCCGTAAAACTTATTTACTTGTGGATAATCAGACTAGAACCAAGATGATTTCAATGTTCAAAACGTGGATGGTGCCATTGCCTGCAGGAGACTTGATGTTCGATCATAGTTCTTTGAACAGCATCGAGAATTTTTTGATTAAGGCTAGTGCGTTGCATCAGAAAAGTGCTACTCCGCCGGCGATACAACAACATACCGCTCACAACGGACCGGCTGGGTCGAATATTACTGTGAAATCGTTACTGTCggatattgataaattaGCGCTGATTACGCAGTCGAAGCTAGTAAGTACACCGGATGACGCCAAGTTGCAGGCAAAAGTAGCGATATTGAAGCAGTTGAGACAAGAGTTGCAGAAGGAACGGTTGGCACCGGAGTTTTTGTCGCAAGTTCATCAGCAGCTCAAACAGATTTTTGCGcaagaacatcaacagcaacaacaacaacagcagcagcagcagttGCCATTACAAAATAACTCTCAGTTTCTGCCGCCATCATCTCAAGGTTCTGTAAACAATGATATGTCTCGTGGCTCACTCCAGGCGAACGGTAACAACGGCTCGATGTTCGGAGGAAGCCTTCAATTTAATGCTCCATTTTTGAACCAACTGACCAACTCTAACCGTCTCAATAAGCTTTCTAGTTTGGTTAACATGTTGAGAGAAAAAGAGCTCTTGCATGAACCTGGAGAAGCATCTATTACTACCTTAGCTGCCAAATTAGAACCTGAATTTGATTCCTCCAAGACAGTGCAACTACCGTCATATTCACTTTTACAGGATATTCTAGGTGATCTAGAGGCGCAACGCCAGACGCAAAACCTAGATATTTTGAACGCATCTGTCCTTCAGCTTTCTCAACAGTTTGTTCTTAATGATAACCATCCAATTACGGAAAAGTTGGTACATTTCTTATATCGGGCAAAACCTAATAAATGTAGTATATGTGGTAAGAGATTTGGTAATactcttgaagaaaaggagTTGGAAATACAACATCTTGATTGGCATTTCCGTGTCAACAAGAAGATTAAAGGTATCCAGTCCAACACCACTACATCTACCAAGGTCATTCAATCCAGGAATTGGTATTTGGATGAAAATCAATGGGCAGActttaaagaagaagacatCATTGCAACAGATATTGATACTGGAGCTGCTGAACAGCAACCTACATTTGCGAACAACAGGGAAGATTCTACTGATGCAATCTATACTAAACTCAGGAATAAATATATTGTAGTACCGGATTATGCCACAGATATGAAGTTCCAGTGTCCTATTTGTACCGAATCCACATATGGtaaatatgatgaagatcTGGGAGAATGGATTTGGAGCAACTGCGTACAGGTGGGAGACAAATTCTTCCATGCCACTTGTTATTATGAGGCAGCTAAAAGTCAACAGTCAAACACCTCCTCATCTCCATCATTccaaaatcttcaattaGATCTTGGTATTTTTAACGAGCTGCTTCAATGA
- a CDS encoding chromatin-silencing protein SIR4 (uniprot|O59904 Kluyveromyces lactis SIR4 Silent information regulator 4), producing MMNKHDKQRHPSQKQKHRNKQRHFQKDRLGKKIDSKKSEADNDQIPILSFLRQNMDTKQNLTSRPGSSSTPTTPQVYRRSKTVNSKTSRSEENSKVRTSQVRSGWDRPFSSRQPSPSPSPAASGSQYQKQKSYTNRKSSTSHTEMLKSLYVGDSKVSSPPQSNIDKAPQRKPLERTGLSKRVVEDEVLRRQQSSLSSSGRIHKHIESPFQRNSKPVSKSIVKAPNKVNFAFETSLNDIDLNLLTRARASSGGTPTSKGSAAVPAAPKTKNKTDSQVSKIANEIQNSNKSRISKANSPIQRTTTTTSNIPSEAKELYNMLSSRLKRRNVLFDKKGTINSENNDKTGASVKVESSHVEIIGSKRDHTHTSFMELPSMQATIADLAKTTSLVKENSAQIEVDRNLIGPERSRKNEKEFQDLETRTSSPAKESLASPSADTPERKVPQLDLTSPSFDSTPGVTEKMDLKEVPSPEYPSSAGQAVQQSESSQISHVIQQAEGADSGSHHGIQVESSELNIPTIFEKKDNPQAASASGTFHHVDEKQSTEETAKLLALSDTSSETSSDGSSSGHYVGDFQLLNTMKARMVGPKVAKWKAFNKSKFKDLMKYLIAEHTPLAARSDVSCSNDICNIRNYESVEVHHLQKLPPRLRYLELESPSNNFISKPLRANNRVEKLRKDELYNGSKQKRRTRGSAPDSEGSKKPLIERQIEDGNVSEKTPQEPTTSIPGETDVNEKVLEPIEDIEMLPTFISSSNRLEPDANTLSAHALPSSVIGVKKQPSLTTVNKFPASFENGLQPDNAQASTEIETNEGNSKKGKDELHFDPEKCEDVTQFRKEYLALRASISKDDTCSSSLVNEDLNKTEVIQNLTSEIIQSEMKIASLVGINHQLREKLEELEKIQAKLVQELDTVLLESKGSFSAGTAKEAEVNNKDKTESINNEQAREKSLTAAHGKLISKVEKDLVEIEALNKNVTERLFEIKRIKDREVENHPIIKQLRDTLEGERAHFESQLALEKQKVSNLKAALLSRHGKNDINEEVKPAAPLDGKKLEELQAELSSTRLYARAQHNAAKHLQTECSTYRNLLSEKKHKYNELNSKVALASKQCAQLRSTNAHLRNKLQSLEDVVSKISSNTKSKLKPSSYDSQNTQRSISGGSEVQQSSLTPAQYEQNAPKKLPKSNGAITYIDENEILTKDILNDEVRKLNMTVLDLQRRIKTLTKLETNVGPLSVFCEKEKLSIRDVVDRLHWIKRLESTIAKMANEKADMTAKVKDLETALSQSKEKVDRYEEYSSKSQKVDKPRPNGEDPVALKETIVRLLKERKKLTAILKNQAESKERDPN from the coding sequence CGATCCGGTTGGGACCGTCCTTTTTCGTCGCGACAGCCATCACCTTCACCTTCACCTGCCGCTTCTGGATCGCAATATCAAAAGCAGAAAAGCTACACTAACCGGAAAAGTAGTACTTCGCATACTGAGATGTTGAAATCTCTATACGTTGGTGATAGCAAGGTTTCATCACCGCCACAATCGAATATCGATAAAGCTCCTCAGAGGAAACCCTTGGAAAGAACAGGGTTATCGAAGCGTGTTGTCGAAGATGAAGTGCTGAGAAGACAACAGTCCAGTTTGTCTTCATCGGGACGTATACACAAGCACATAGAGTCTCCATTTCAGAGAAATTCCAAACCGGTTAGCAAGAGCATTGTTAAGGCACCGAACAAAGTCAATTTTGCATTTGAAACTAGTTTGAACGATATAGACCTGAACCTATTGACACGCGCAAGAGCATCGTCTGGTGGTACTCCCACATCGAAGGGGTCAGCAGCGGTTCCTGCCGCTCCGAAAACTAAAAATAAGACGGACTCTCAAGTAAGTAAGATAGCCAATGAGATACAAAATTCTAATAAATCCCGAATCTCTAAGGCAAATAGTCccattcaaagaacaaCTACTACTACATCTAACATTCCGAGCGAGGCTAAAGAGTTATACAACATGCTCTCATCGCGattgaagagaagaaatgtttTATTCGACAAGAAAGGTACAATCAATTCTGAAAACAATGACAAAACTGGCGCATCAGTAAAAGTGGAATCTTCACATGTCGAAATTATAGGTTCAAAGCGTGATCACACGCATACAAGTTTTATGGAGCTACCATCTATGCAAGCCACTATTGCGGATTTAGCAAAGACCACTTCGCTTGTAAAAGAAAACAGCGCACAAATAGAAGTTGATCGTAATCTAATTGGCCCTGAACGTTCCAGGAAAAACGAAAAGGAATTCCAAGATTTGGAAACAAGAACTAGCTCTCCGGCAAAGGAAAGTCTAGCGTCTCCTTCTGCTGACACGCctgaaagaaaagtgcCACAACTTGATTTGACATCGCCATCATTTGACTCCACTCCTGGTGTTACAGAAAAAATGGATCTCAAAGAAGTACCATCTCCCGAGTATCCTTCATCAGCTGGACAAGCCGTTCAACAGTCAGAATCATCACAAATATCACACGTTATACAACAAGCAGAGGGGGCGGATTCTGGCTCACATCACGGAATTCAAGTTGAATCAAGTGAACTGAACATCCCAACGATAtttgagaagaaagataaCCCGCAAGCAGCTTCTGCTTCAGGTACCTTCCATCATGTCGATGAAAAACAATCAACTGAGGAAACCGCAAAACTTTTGGCTTTATCTGATACTTCATCTGAAACGTCTTCCGATGGTAGTTCCTCAGGCCATTATGTAGGTGATTTCCAATTATTGAATACGATGAAGGCAAGAATGGTCGGTCCTAAGGTTGCGAAATGGAAGGCGTTTAACAAATCTAAATTTAAAGACTTGATGAAATATCTTATCGCTGAACATACACCTCTTGCAGCAAGATCAGATGTCAGCTGCTCCAATGATATATGCAATATAAGAAATTACGAGAGCGTTGAAGTTCACCATTTACAAAAACTTCCCCCAAGATTGCGGTATCTTGAATTGGAATCTCCAAGTAATAATTTCATCAGTAAACCTTTGAGGGCCAATAACAGAGTTGAGAAACTTCGTAAAGATGAGTTATACAACGGATCTAAgcaaaaaagaagaacccGCGGGTCGGCACCCGATTCAGAGGGAAGCAAAAAGCCACTGATAGAGCGACAAATTGAAGACGGCAATGTATCTGAGAAAACTCCCCAAGAACCCACTACTTCTATTCCTGGCGAAACAGATGTTAATGAAAAAGTGTTGGAGCCCATCGAAGATATCGAAATGTTACCTAcctttatttcttcatccaacCGTTTAGAGCCGGACGCTAATACTTTATCGGCTCATGCATTACCGTCAAGTGTTATAGGCGTCAAAAAGCAGCCTTCATTGACTACTGTGAACAAATTTCCAGcttcttttgaaaatgGACTTCAACCTGACAATGCTCAAGCGTCAACTGAGATAGAGACAAATGAAGGTAACTCAAAAAAAGGTAAAGATGAGTTACATTTTGATCCTGAAAAATGTGAAGATGTCACTCAGttcagaaaagaatatcTAGCATTACGAGCCTCGATATCGAAAGACGATACCTGTTCGTCATCTTTGGTAAATGAAGATTTAAACAAGACTGAAGTTATCCAGAACTTAACCTCTGAAATTATTCAATCTGAGATGAAAATTGCTTCACTCGTTGGTATCAACCACCAACTTCGCGAAAAACTAGAGGAACTTGAGAAGATCCAAGCAAAATTAGTCCAAGAACTTGATACTGTACTTCTAGAATCTAAAGGGTCCTTTTCGGCAGGAACTGCCAAGGAGGCTGAAGTGAAcaataaagataaaactGAATCGATAAATAATGAGCAGGCTCGAGAAAAGTCACTAACAGCTGCTCATGGAAAGCTAATTAGTAAGGTAGAAAAAGACCTTGTAGAAATAGAGGCGTTGAACAAAAATGTAACAGAGCGTTTGTTTGAGATCAAACGGATTAAAGATAGGGAAGTAGAGAATCATCCTATAATAAAGCAGCTCAGAGACACACTTGAAGGTGAAAGAGCTCACTTTGAATCACAGTTGGCACTTGAAAAGCAAAAGGTGTCAAATTTAAAGGCTGCTTTACTGAGCAGACATGgaaaaaatgatatcaatgaagaagttaaGCCGGCAGCTCCTTTGGACGGAaagaaacttgaagaaCTTCAAGCAGAACTGTCTAGCACTAGGTTATATGCACGGGCTCAACATAATGCTGCAAAACATCTCCAGACAGAATGCTCTACTTATCGAAATCTATTatcagaaaagaaacataAGTATAATGAGTTGAATTCTAAAGTTGCACTAGCTTCAAAACAGTGCGCACAATTGCGCAGCACGAATGCACATCTTCGTAATAAACTCCAGAGTTTAGAAGACGTGgtttcaaaaatatcatctaatacaaaatcaaaattgaaaccGTCAAGCTATGACAGCCAAAACACACAGCGTAGTATTTCTGGTGGCTCAGAAGTGCAGCAATCATCATTGACTCCTGCGCAGTATGAACAAAATGCCCCAAAAAAGCTACCAAAATCTAACGGGGCGATCACATATATTGATGAGAATGAAATTTTAACTAAAGACATTCTAAACGACGAAGTAAGGAAACTGAATATGACAGTATTAGATCTACAGCGCAGAATCAAAACGCTAACAAAACTTGAAACGAATGTAGGCCCTTTGAGTGTATTttgtgaaaaagaaaagttaTCAATACGTGATGTAGTGGACCGTCTTCACTGGATTAAGAGATTAGAGTCAACTATTGCAAAGATGGCTAATGAAAAAGCGGACATGACAGCTAAAGTCAAGGATCTTGAAACAGCGTTGAGTCAGTCTAAAGAAAAAGTGGACCGTTACGAAGAATATTCGTCAAAATCCCAGAAAGTCGATAAACCTCGGCCTAACGGGGAGGATCCCGTCGCACTCAAAGAAACCATCGTTCGGTTACTGAAGGAACGCAAGAAACTTACCGCtattttgaagaaccaAGCTGAGTCGAAGGAACGTGATCCGAATTAA
- the UTP11 gene encoding rRNA-processing protein UTP11 (similar to uniprot|P34247 Saccharomyces cerevisiae YKL099C UTP11 Nucleolar protein component of the small subunit (SSU) processome containing the U3 snoRNA that is involved in processing of pre-18S rRNA): MGNLQHSVQKKQHRERSQVQERSKFGFLEKHKDYVKRAKDYHNKQTTLKVLKSKTKERNPDEFYFGMNSKKLGSDGLLITSRHGGEESDGVLNMDQVKLLKTQDSNYVRTMRLVESRKSEKKKNSMMFTSNGKHTVFVEDQEAMESFTPEEYFKTSTDMVDRRENRLRTDQLEGVKLGSLPGKAQNEESLRKKKLKKYKAITRHMERESQLAAVEERMNLQREVMKSGSKKKIEVNGKVTYKWKKQRKR; encoded by the coding sequence ATGGGTAACCTGCAGCACTCTGTGCAGAAGAAACAGCACCGTGAGCGGTCGCAAGTTCAAGAGAGAAGCAAGTTTGGGTTCTTGGAAAAGCACAAGGACTATGTAAAGCGTGCCAAGGACTACCATAATAAGCAAACCACTTTGAAAGTGTTGAAGAGCAAAACGAAGGAACGGAACCCAGATGAATTCTATTTTGGAATGAACTCAAAGAAATTGGGGTCTGATGGGCTATTGATAACCAGCAGGCACGGTGGTGAAGAATCCGATGGGGTATTGAACATGGATCAAGTGAAGCTTTTGAAGACGCAGGACAGCAATTACGTGCGTACGATGAGGCTAGTGGAGTCGCGTAAGAgtgagaagaagaaaaactcGATGATGTTCACGAGCAATGGGAAACATACTGTTTTTGTAGAGGATCAAGAAGCGATGGAATCATTCACACCGgaagaatatttcaagaCCAGTACGGATATGGTTGATCGTCGAGAGAACAGGTTGAGAACGGATCAACTAGAGGGGGTCAAACTAGGTTCGTTGCCTGGAAAAGCACAAAACGAGGAATCGCTACgcaagaagaagttgaagaaatacaaGGCGATCACGAGACACATGGAAAGAGAGAGCCAGCTTGCTGCGGTAGAGGAACGAATGAATTTACAAAGAGAAGTGATGAAATCGGGgtccaagaagaagattgaaGTGAACGGGAAGGTAACGTACAAGTGGAAGAAACAGAGAAAGAGGTGA
- the ADH3 gene encoding alcohol dehydrogenase ADH3 (uniprot|P49385 Kluyveromyces lactis ADH4 Alcohol dehydrogenase IV, mitochondrial precursor) — MFRLARAQTALANKASVSRSFLRLNSSFAIPETQKGVIFYENGGKLEYKDLPVPKPKANEILINVKYSGVCHTDLHAWKGDWPLPVKLPLVGGHEGAGIVVAKGENVKNFEIGDYAGIKWLNGSCMSCELCEQGYESNCLQADLSGYTHDGSFQQYATADAVQAAQIPKGTDLAEIAPILCAGVTVYKALKTADLKPGQWVAISGAAGGLGSLAVQYAKAMGLRVLGIDGGDGKEELFKQCGGEVFIDFRKSKDMVADIQEATNGGPHGVINVSVSEAAISMSTEYVRPTGVVVLVGLPADAYVKSEVFSHVVKSISIKGSYVGNRADTREATDFFTRGLVKSPIKIIGLSELPEAYELMEQGKILGRFVVDTYK; from the coding sequence ATGTTCAGATTAGCCCGTGCCCAAACTGCTCTAGCGAACAAAGCTTCTGTTTCCAGAAGCTTTTTGAGATTAAACTCTTCTTTCGCTATCCCAGAAACTCAAAAGGGTGTTATCTTCTACGAAAATGGTGGTAAGTTGGAATACAAGGATTTGCCAGTTCCAAAGCCAAAGGCTAACGAAATTTTGATTAACGTTAAGTACTCCGGTGTTTGTCACACCGATTTGCACGCCTGGAAGGGTGACTGGCCATTGCCAGTTAAATTGCCATTAGTCGGTGGTCACGAAGGTGCTGGTATCGTTGTTGCCAAGGGTGAAAACGTTAAGAACTTCGAAATTGGTGATTACGCTGGTATCAAGTGGTTGAACGGTTCTTGTATGTCTTGTGAATTGTGTGAACAAGGTTACGAATCTAACTGTTTGCAAGCTGACTTGTCTGGTTACACCCATGACGGTTCTTTCCAACAATACGCTACCGCTGATGCCGTTCAAGCTGCTCAAATTCCAAAGGGTACCGATTTGGCTGAAATCGCCCCAATCTTGTGTGCCGGTGTTACCGTTTACAAGGCTTTGAAGACCGCTGACTTGAAACCAGGCCAATGGGTTGCTATCTCCGGTGCTGCCGGTGGTTTAGGTTCCCTTGCTGTGCAATACGCCAAGGCCATGGGTTTGAGAGTCCTAGGTATTGACGGTGGTGATGGTAAGGAAGAATTGTTCAAGCAATGTGGTGGTGAAGTCTTCATCGACTTCAGAAAGTCTAAGGACATGGTCGCCGATATCCAAGAAGCTACCAACGGTGGTCCTCACGGTGTCATTAACGTCTCCGTCTCCGAGGCTGCTATCTCCATGTCTACCGAATACGTTAGACCAACCGGTGTTGTTGTCTTGGTCGGTTTGCCAGCTGACGCTTACGTCAAGTCCGAAGTCTTCTCCCACGTCGTTAAGTCCATCTCCATCAAGGGTTCTTACGTCGGTAACAGAGCTGACACCAGAGAAGCCACCGACTTCTTCACCAGAGGTTTGGTCAAGTCTCCAATCAAGATCATCGGTCTATCTGAATTGCCAGAAGCTTATGAACTAATGGAACAAGGTAAGATCTTGGGTAGATTCGTCGTTGACACTTACAAATAA